A window from Betta splendens chromosome 1, fBetSpl5.4, whole genome shotgun sequence encodes these proteins:
- the sorbs2a gene encoding sorbin and SH3 domain-containing protein 2 isoform X11, with the protein MNTDSGGCARKSVALSLILSPMKRVQSSPNLATGSDSHSSDLDSWRSHSATDGLRNGDANSSSLAAKGFRSVRPNLQDKKSPTQGQVLSHAMNGSTGHPQRPLSPPSYPPPPPSLHTGLQRQSRSSEGSESITRESMVSGLTSVSSTVPIARFSEEEKKVSIIKAPHYEGIGPVDESGIPIAIRTTVDRPKDWYKTMFKQIHKVHKADDDYSDTYNASYAIINNDDHSLSSGTTMAHPAPRTHTYRPLSKSPSNNGGCLGPREHSPSPVPPPPPAMQSLLQLRARDSEREKDSPDMNEWGPPDRKVDTRKYRAEPKSIFEYEPGKSSILEHERPTYDDIDLENEPWYKFFSELEFGRPPPKKRLDYNPDISARQRIETSLHIASADKTPERPASVASDYRKRRKSEPSSSQANAHSQSRAATSPKPVDACRPSSSSSSSLKKPVIRSSPSSPSRAKGGDACNMYSNSLTSPGPCQPPYLPPVPPESVHCQEDASQEGSSSSKRSVCCKNGWQAKHQDAETWSSAEEAPPSPAKLKSRSCDDLLSDGHSGSGGRHATRSESAGSLLCDGNPSGSTASTSSRSLPRLHRRRAHDSPGFLQLYRKMHHIDRAQLIPSEVIRSVRARILELERQPHLHRHRLSPWGADVPRDMVPNRISEYERLIQKSKSMPNLGDGEMPSGTTTPGGSSSRASSGGGGGTPCFSKRRFSIESLLEEDNNGNNGTVPHTMDHIRRPRSPPEGQPRVGPEPTHGAFPTPRGSQDPQANPDYSDSEQDAIASDLSDFIQVEGSSFCSESDFDHCSLTSSESLFGSSTLHHHHMRHHHHHHHHHHPGHQSVGQSQGYQHRHLISTCKGRCPASYTRFTTMLRHERERARQEHQRASQQSRSSLSQMQNSHSQQAMSKLAFLVSPVPFRRKKGSPPTSRRSSSGGGHGSRPKSKQAIYEALDAALRDIYEHIQAERGHRGTRAPDDSILRRILAELLPNVPERSSSLRGRRGCWQGGHSSASLYPDGSLSGYATYRGDSSTPRLQSPRLQSPISACYGRHSDTSNNNDYGEEQGNGNGLSYSDQDVSRTYSTMDGRHTPQSRRPTPDREVSHKQMTQLILFSLLHQKQPARAIYDFKAQTPKELTFKKGDAVNIIRQIDNNWYEGEHRGRVGIFPISYVEKMPSSEKPQPIRPPPPAQVREIGEAVARYNFNADTNVELSLRKGEKIIVIRQVDQNWYEGKIPDTNKQGIFPVSYVDIVKRSPSRSSTHHIDPHGYPGNRTPSTTPVKSFHHLHPSSTTCELPLSKPSTRLDFQAVTNEWLSLTMDPSMITPAHSLATTPIPPTPPPLPPDLANFPKAQWPIPSAVPTQRDFAHLPQTISRTPPIKEGLGHTPTILPFTPPPLLSSPPPPDPYSPFISPPPDLSFYNNSCRRPPETAQMLHFNKSKDLSCTVSQKSSSKNLEQHKSTVPMDKTIKTPDVKMRVKDPYDELLSMILDGSTSKDVVEPAKLSVGDSEPVTQTNESKRKWSEPKAAKSHQPASKPPAVSSGRDSAGSARLDVQFHKPVTMEPLTVIWEGQLRSDDEPVASQRWSSVKGKGYTELFIEEEGETLEDKEEDASVMNERLNPQLSHPGVSSPSAPPPLVSFPPFSAASTSVCVSPSSRSQQCDHDTAPLSPPVSPRPPSLPHLSTSPLPPVSLSPPVSPSPLHVSHSPSNISTQRSVSLSSTPPCPSRPVASFAGSESPLLLPALSPSKPASPPLAMPRSPPTVPHQGRRSPKVKQDPVVGGKPPRSPILSRRFYLSPIRGRRRLVQDALQGGGDPYQALYNYMPRNEDELELREGDIVDVMEKCDDGWFVGPLHPFMENSALGKCFYLSLISTFGCGPGFSELE; encoded by the exons ATAGTGGAGGATGCGCTCGCAAAAGCGTGGCCTTGTCACTTATACTTTCACCCATGAAGAGGGTCCAGAGCTCACCAAATCTAGCTACAG GGAGTGATTCTCACTCATCAGACCTAG ATTCTTGGCGATCACACAGTGCCACAGATGGCCTTAGGAATGGAGATGCCAACAGCTCATCTCTTGCAGCTAAAGGCTTTCGCAGTGTCAGGCCCAACCTACAGGACAAAAAGTCACCAACACAG GGCCAGGTCCTCTCCCACGCAATGAATGGTAGTACTGGCCATCCACAGAGGCCCCTCTCACCTCCATCCtaccctccacctcccccctcaCTGCACACAGGGCTccagagacagagcaggagtTCAG AGGGCAGCGAGTCTATCACCAGAGAATCTATGGTGTCAGGCCTCACCAGTGTCAGCAGTACTGTGCCTATTGCCCGCTtctcagaagaagaaaaaaaggtttCGATTATTAAAGCCCCTCATTATGAAGGCATTGGCCCAGTGGACGAGTCAGGCATCCCAATCGCCATCCGCACG ACGGTGGATAGGCCTAAGGATTGGTACAAAACAATGTTCAAACAAATCCACAAGGTCCATAAAGCAG ATGATGACTACTCAGACACCTACAATGCTTCATATGCCATCATAAACAACG ATGACCACAGCCTGTCATCCGGCACCACCATGGCCCACCCCGCCCCCCGAACACATACATACAGGCCACTGTCAAAGAGCCCCTCCAACAACGGAGGATGTCTTGGGCCTCGGGAACATTCACCATCTCCTGTACCTCCACCACCCCCAGCCATGCAAtccctcctgcagctgaggGCCAGAGACAGTGAACGTGAAAAAGACTCCCCAGATAT GAATGAATGGGGTCCTCCAGACAGGAAAGTGGACACACGAAAGTACCGTGCAGAGCCCAAGAGTATTTTTGAATATGAGCCCGGAAAGTCCTCTATTCTGGAGCATGAAAGACCA ACCTATGATGACATAGATTTAGAGAACGAGCCTTGGTATAAGTTCTTTTCCGAGCTGGAGTTTGGGCGGCCG CCTCCTAAAAAACGACTGGATTATAATCCAGACATCTCCGCTCGCCAGCGCATTGAG ACGTCTCTGCACATTGCTTCTGCAGACAAGACTCCAGAGAGACCTGCAAG TGTTGCTAGCGACtacagaaaaagaaggaagtcTGAGCCATCAAGTTCCCAAGCGAACGCTCActctcagagcagagctgcaacgTCACCTAAACCGGTGGATGCCTgcaggcccagcagcagcagcagcagcagcctaaAGAAGCCTGTCATTCGGTCCTCACCATCTTCACCCTCCAGAGCCAAAG GTGGGGACGCATGCAACATGTATTCGAACAGTTTGACCTCCCCAGGTCCCTGTCAGCCCCCCTATTTGCCGCCGGTCCCCCCTGAGTCTGTTCATTGCCAAGAGGACGCCAGCCAGGAAGGGAGCTCTTCCTCTAAGCGTTCTGTGTGTTGTAAGAATGGTTGGCAGGCGAAACACCAGGATGCTGAGACATGGAGCAGTGCAGAGGAGGCGCCACCCTCTCCTGCCAAGCTCAAGTCACGCAGCTGCGATGACTTACTCAGTGACGGACATTCTGGCTCCGGCGGACGCCACGCCACTCGGTCAGAAAGCGCTGGGTCCCTTTTGTGCGATGGGAATCCCTCAGGTTCAACCGCGTCCACCTCCAGTCGCTCGTTGCCACGTCTCCACCGACGCCGGGCACATGATTCACCGGGCTTTCTCCAGCTGTACCGTAAAATGCACCACATAGACAGAGCTCAGCTTATTCCATCCGAGGTCATCCGCTCCGTCCGTGCTCGCATCCTTGAACTGGAGCGCCAGCCTCACTTGCATCGCCATCGCCTTTCTCCTTGGGGTGCGGATGTGCCCCGCGATATGGTGCCAAACCGCATTTCTGAGTATGAGCGCCTCATTCAGAAATCCAAGTCCATGCCCAATTTGGGCGACGGTGAGATGCCCTCGGGCACCACCACACCAGGTGGCTCATCATCTCGAGCCAGCAGCGGTGGTGGCGGCGGGACCCCCTGTTTTTCAAAACGCCGGTTTTCCATAGAGTCTTTATTGGAGGAAGACAACAATGGCAATAATGGAACGGTACCTCACACCATGGACCACATACGCAGACCTCGTAGCCCACCAGAGGGTCAGCCTCGTGTTGGACCAGAGCCCACCCATGGAGCCTTTCCCACTCCTCGTGGTTCCCAAGATCCACAGGCAAACCCGGATTATTCTGACAGTGAACAGGATGCTATTGCGTCAGACCTCAGTGACTTCATACAGGTGGAGGGCTCTTCATTTTGCAGTGAGAGTGACTTTGACCATTGCTCACTAACCTCCTCTGAGAGTTTGTTTGGCTCCTCCACCCTTCACCATCACCACATgcgtcatcatcaccaccatcaccaccaccaccaccctggtCACCAAAGTGTAGGCCAGAGCCAGGGTTACCAACACCGCCACCTCATCAGCACCTGCAAAGGCCGCTGTCCTGCCTCTTATACGCGTTTCACAACGATGCTTCgccacgagagagagagagcccgcCAGGAGCACCAGAGAGCTTCACAGCAGAGCCGCAGTAGTCTTTCCCAAATGCAGAACTCACACTCCCAGCAAGCGATGTCCAAGCTGGCCTTTCTGGTCAGCCCAGTGCCTTTCCGAAGGAAAAAGGGCTCACCGCCTACCTCTCGAAGAAGCAGTAGTGGTGGAGGTCACGGTAGCAGACCAAAGTCCAAACAGGCTATATATGAAGCGCTAGATGCAGCCTTAAGGGATATATATGAGCACATTCAAGCAGAGAGAGGACACAGAGGCACTAGGGCACCAGATGATAGCATCTTGAGGAGAATACTGGCCGAACTGCTGCCAAACGTGCCTGAGCGGAGCTCCTCACTGCGGGGTAGGAGGGGGTGCTGGCAAGGGGGCCACTCCTCTGCATCTTTGTACCCAGATGGGAGCCTCTCTGGTTACGCCACGTACAGAGGGGATTCTTCCACACCACGGTTACAGTCTCCACGACTACAGTCACCAATCAGTGCCTGTTACGGACGCCACTCGGACACCTCAAACAATAATGATTATGGAGAGGAGCAGGGCAACGGAAATGGTCTCTCTTATTCAG ACCAGGATGTCTCTAGAACCTATTCCACCATGGATGGACGTCACACTCCCCAGAGCAGAAGACCTACGCCCGACAGAGAG GTCTCCCATAAACAGATGACACAACTTATTCTGTTCTCTCTTCTCCATCAGAAACAGCCGGCAAGAGCCATTTATGATTTTAAGGCACAAACGCCTAA GgagctgacatttaaaaagggTGATGCTGTCAACATCATCAGGCAGATAGATAACAACTGGTATGAAGGAGAGCACCGTGGGCGAGTGGGGATATTCCCTATATCCTATGTGGAG AAGATGCCATCTTCAGAGAAACCACAGCCAATTCGACCTCCGCCACCAGCACAGGTCCGGGAGATTGGAGAGGCAGTGGCTCGCTACAACTTCAATGCTGATACAAATGTGGAGCTGTCCCTCAGAAAG GGTGAGAAGATCATTGTGATACGGCAGGTGGATCAGAACTGGTATGAAGGGAAGATCCCAGACACAAACAAGCAGGGCATCTTTCCTGTGTCCTACGTTGACATTGTGAAGCGCTCTCCATCCAGGAGCTCCACTCACCACATAGATCCTCACGGTTACCCTGGCAACAGGACACCAAGCACCACACCTGTCAAG TCTTTCCACCATCTACATCCATCCTCCACCACCTGTGAGCTCCCCTTGTCCAAGCCCTCGACAAGGCTTGATTTTCAAGCTGTCACCAACGAGTGGCTGTCCCTCACAATGGACCCGTCAATGATCACTCCAGCTCACTCCCTCGCTACTACCCCTATACCgcccacacctcctcctcttccacctgACCTTGCAAACTTTCCCAAGGCTCAGTGGCCTATACCCTCAgctgtgccaacacaaagagACTTTGCTCATCTGCCCCAAACCATTTCTAGAACTCCACCTATTAAAGAAGGTTTGGGTCACACCCCGACCATTCTGCCTTTCACACCACCCccccttctttcttctcctccacctccagaccCCTATTCCCCCTTCATCTCTCCACCGCCTGACTTGTCCTTttacaacaacagctgcagacGGCCCCCAGAAACAGCCCAAATGTTACACTTTAATAAGTCAAAAGATTTGTCTTGCACAGTTTCACAAAAGTCTTCCTCCAAAAATCTAGAGCAGCACAAATCCACTGTGCCTATGGACAAAACTATCAAAACCCCTGATGTTAAGATGCGAGTAAAAGACCCTTATGATGAGCTGTTATCCATGATCTTGGATGGTTCTACCAGTAAAGATGTTGTTGAACCTGCCAAATTATCTGTGGGAGATTCTGAACCAGTTACCCAAACTAATGAATCCAAGAGGAAGTGGTCTGAGCCAAAAGCAGCAAAATCCCACCAGCCAGCAAGCAAACCCCCAGCAGTCAGTTCAGGCAGGGACTCAGCAGGCAGTGCCCGGTTAGATGTGCAGTTTCACAAGCCTGTGACAATGGAGCCGCTCACTGTCATCTGGGAGGGGCAGTTAAGGTCAGATGATGAACCAGTCGCATCTCAGAGATGGTCGTCAGTAAAGGGGAAAGGATATACTGAGTTGTTCATTGAGGAAGAAGGTGAAACTTTagaagacaaagaggaagatgCTAGCGTTATGAATGAAAGACTCAATCCACAG CTCTCTCACCCTGGCGTGTCCTCGCCTTCTGCTCCGCCACCTCTCGTCTCATTCCCTCCTTTCTCCGCTGCTTctacttctgtttgtgtttcaccttCTTCACGCTCACAACAGTGTGATCACGACACCgcgcctctctctccacccGTCTCGCCTCGGCCTCCGTCTCTGCCACACCTTTCAACATCCCCCTTAcctccagtctctctctctcctcccgtctcACCGTCTCCCCTCCATGTTTCTCACTCCCCTTCGAACATTTCCACCCAgcgctctgtctctctgtcctcaaCCCCTCCCTGTCCTTCTCGCCCGGTTGCGTCCTTTGCTGGCTCAGagtctcctcttctcctccctgctctgtCTCCCTCTAAACCTGCTTCTCCTCCCCTTGCTATGCCCCGCTCTCCTCCCACTGTACCTCATCAAGGACGTAGGTCTCCCAAGGTTAAG CAGGATCCAGTTGTTGGTGGTAAACCTCCTCGTAGTCCCATCTTGTCCCGGAGGTTCTATCTGTCACCCATTAGAGGTCGAAGG AGATTGGTGCAAGATGCActccaaggaggaggagaccc GTACCAAGCCCTGTACAACTACATGCCGCGCAatgaggacgagctggagctgagggaggGTGATATCGTTGATGTTATGGAGAAGTGTGATGACGGCTGGTTTGTAG GACCTTTACATCCTTTTATGGAAAACTCTGCCCTTGGCAAATGTTTCTATTTGAGTTTAATCTCCACTTTTGGCTGTGGTCCAGGCTTCAGTGAGCTGGAATAG